The genomic stretch CAGTCTCCTGAAAGTCTCTTGATGGCAACCTTGCTCCCATCCGGAAGGGTACCCTTATAAACAAGGCCAAAACCCCCACAACCAATAATATTTGCTTGACTGAAATTATCGGCTGATTTCAGTAACTCCCCTACTGTTAGATCTTTGCATTCCGAGTTCTGGAAAAGCACTAGCATTGTCGGAGGACGGACATTCTCCTCATCTGATTGATTTACCGATGCTCTGGCTTCTCTTCGAGACATTCTCAATAGAAGAATCGCAAAAAACAACGCGATACCAACCCCAATACCAATTGTTATCCCAACAATACGACTTCTACCAACTTTATTGCTCGGTGCAGAAGGATGAACCGGGCCAATAGATGGGGTGCAAACATGAGCTTGGGTTGACCCACAAAGGCCAGGATTGCCCTCAAAGCTTGAGTTAGGAAAGCTCGGGAATTGGGCACTAGTTGGTATCGGACCGTGTAAATTATTATGAGCCACGTTGAACTTCGACAGAAATGTGAGTTTACTGAGAGACGGGGGTATTGAGCCAGACAAGTCATTGAAAGACAAATCCAAAACTTCAAGGCTCTCCATGTTAGATACTGAATCTGGGATGGTTCCTGTGATGTTATTCCGGCTAAGATCCAGCACGTGAAGCTGCTTCAACTTCCCAATATCTGGAGGTATCGTCCCATTTATTCTGTTGTTGCTCAAGTATATGGAAGGCGGGAAACTCGAGACCTGGTTGTACTGCAACCCGTATGAACTTTGGTTCCTCTTTACAAAAAGAGGGATACCACTGGCTGTGAAAGGGTTGCGTAAGTTTTTACGTGAATACATCAGGCTCTCAAGTTGCATCATAGATTCCGGGATTTCCCCTGAAAGCGTGTTATTAGAGAAATCCAAGTAAAACAGATTTCCCATCTTCCCAATCCACGAAGGAATGCTGCCATTTAAGTGATTCCATGACAAATCAAGGACTTCTAATGTCTCACACTTCAGCAGCCAATCAGGAATCACACCAGAAAGTCCACAATTTCCGAGTGCCAGAACCCTCAGGTTGTCAAACCCTGACAAATTTCCCGGGATTTTTTCGCCATGAAAGTTCCTTGTTAGAATAAGGGTAGTTAGGTTTCTGCAATGCTGAAGAGTTGTTAATGCCCCTGACAAGTTGGATAAGGTGTTGTTCGACAACGAGAGGAACGAAAGAGATGTAAGGTTCTTAAAACTTTCGGGCACATTCCCAATTAAATCATTTTTAGCAATGCTCAAAGTTTGGAGTTGCTTGCAATGAGAAAGTGAAGTTGGAATTTGACCATGGAGACGATTACTTGCAAGATCAAGCACTCGGATATTGGGGAGTCGGGTAAAATCAAGGTTAATATTCCCCGAGAAAGAATTGTTTCTAAGATCAAGGACTTGAAGTAATGAGCAATTAGATAGGCTACCAGGCAGCATCCCGGAAAACTGGTTTGACTGTGCAGCTAACTGCTCTAGTTTGGTCAAGTTACCGAGTACATCAGGGAAAGGGCCAGAAAAGTGATTTCCTGATATGATAAATGTTCGAAGACCAGAGAGCTTACTAATTTCTTCACTTATTATGCCAGAGAGATTGTTCCAAGAGACCGTGAGATGCTCCAACAACGGCATTGCATATATAAAGCTTGAAAGTTCACCAGAGAGTGAATTGTAATCAACATGAAGCTCTTCAAGAGACGAACTACAATTCTCAAAGCTTAAAAGTCCCCCCGTAAAATGGTTCAAGGATATGTCGATAGCCTTGATCTTACTTGACCTACAAAGACGAGAATCCACTTGCCCGCTAAACGAATTGTTGCTGATGTTGAACACGGATATATCAGGAAACACCCCGAAATCAGAGAATGTCCCGTTCACAAACAAGTTGCTAGAAAGATTCAAGGTTTGAACACTATCTAACCCTTCAAAAGCTCCCACATTTAATACTGACAACTTGTTATAACTAACATCAAGGTATACCAGACGTCTCAAGTTCGACAACTCTGATGGCAATCCACCTTCAAGACTATTACACGAAAGATCAACCGATTCCAACTGATCTAATGCTCCAATAGAGCTTGAAATAACTCCTTCAAGACCCTTCTTCTTAAGCATCAACCTTGTCACTCTACTAGGGGCTGAACCATTACTCGAATCGCAACCGATACCATCCCAATCACAACAATTGGAATCTTTACTAGCAATCCTAGCAACCCAAGTTGACAAAATTTCCCCTTTTGTAAAATTACCAACAATTTTCTTCAATGCCAAAAGATCACTTGAATCACATGGCTTACTTAGGGTTTCAGAACCAAGAACACAACATATCAACCAAACCATGAAAACCCATTTCAGGAAACTAATTTGCAAACACTCCATCACTACCATTTGGGGATTTCTTAATCAAAATTGATTCATAAACCCTAAAAAGTTTCCACCTTTTTCCACAAAATACTCAAAAATTCACCAAAATTCATCCAAATTACACCATAAATCAAGAATCCCACAAAAACCTAGGAATTTTTTCTGCTAAATTTGTGATTTCAGATTAAATTAAGCAACTTTATAGTAAGAAAAAGAAGTCACATACATATACATTTGATACATACATGAATACATGATACATACCCATGTTCATGCCTTCAATTAAGCAAACTGCTACACCATTGAGATCTGCAAAACCATTGAAAAAATGAGGAAAAATAATCAAAGAAAACAAAACCCTTTAGTCTACTTCAGTTGAATAATTAAAGTACACATCTCCCAAGGtaaaaaaataatattttttaatGAAATCTAAGCAAAAATCACTTACTCAACTAACAACAACTTGCAATTGAAGTGACAATCAACAAGTACACAACTACTACCAATCCCCAACTTTAGCACAAATCCCAATAACTTCAGAGATTTAAATAACTGTTATATTAATAGGTCTtgcttaaaaccgtcttaaacggTTGGAAATAGAGTGTTTTTAGGAGGATTTGATGTGTAAAATGTAAGCTAATGTACAAATGTTAAAGATATAAAGAAGGTTACTTTAATCCTTGTACAACAACCCAACTCTTGTGAATGTAGGGAAATGTCATTAACAAGCTAAGAACACTACTTTATGGACTAGACTCCCCTTTTTTGCTCTTAGAAAACTTAACTGCTACTTAAACAAGAGTTGTGAAAATTTAGGAACCGTTTGCCTTTTTATGAGAGCACTCGAGTCAAAGGGATCGAGGGTGAACACTTTAATTTACACACGAAAATAGGGATGAAATAGTAAAAGGATATAAAGGATCGGAAAGTATTTTGTAAATAATGGATTGGATTGCAAAATGGAATTTTTTGTTTTCttaatattcttttttttttcacaaaattttcaaatACTTTGTTTAACGGTTTTATAATGACTTATACTTTATTTAACGGTCTCAAACTCTCAATATTGTGTTACGGAAAGAGGTACCTAATTTATTATAAATTGTAGATATCATACTATATATTAATCTTCTAAATATCTATTGACATGGCATCGTATTACTTAAGTTGTAATGACATGGCGTTCTCTCACGTTAATCACTAATTATTCACTAATGAGTATATAAGTACGGATGAGTATATTATCTTTCATTTTTAAAACCTCTATTTTAGGAAATAATCTCCCATTCAATTCAATGTTAAAAATAATCATGGATTAAATTTTAGGTAAGAATTGTGATTTACCATAATTAAAGAAAATTGATATGTCATGgtaataaaataatttatttattttttcaccaaaaataaataaattaatttacatTTTTTGGTTGTAGGCAAAATTGGATTAATCGTGACAACATCCACAAACACTTTCTTCTTTGTTTGATGAAATCTCATCACTTGCATTTCTTAATTAACAAATCTAAAAACGGTAAAATAATACTCCATCAACTATTGTGGTTGTCAGTAATTATTAAGTTAAGAAGATCTGTAGTTGTGAGACGGTTCCGTAATGTTAAAAGACAACTTACTTATTAGCATTAAATATTGTTTTTTTATTTCTTATTATTTTATAAGAATGTACGGTCTCACCGTGTAAGACTCTTTTTCTATAATTTGTGATTTTGTGAGACAAACTCATTAAATAAGAAaacaatttatttatttattaatacaACTGAATATTTTTTCTCTTTTGCAAAAAAATGGACGTTCCTCCATAATAAGGTCGTCTAACTGATCACTTCCTCTATAATTTTAGAATAACTATCTTGCATGcttcattattttattttattttattttcccgATGAATTTTTAATGTGTATACGAGGGTAGAACTTTAAAGGGTGGGTTTTCTACCATTATAAATAATGATTTAGTATTTTAATTCTAATATGGAGTAATTGTCATCTATATTTTTACGTTATTTCAGTAGAAGATACGGCACTCTACATAATGAGTGGCTTCGTTTCAGATTTTTTTTCCCGATAATTTTTTTCACTATTTAAGTGAGGTTATATATCCTATATGTTGTTTCAAGTTCTTAAttgacctgtcaaacgggtcggatCATATGGGTAAGGTGAGAATACGGGTATGGTGAAATACGTGTCGAGTCATACGAGTCACGGGTCAAGTTATGGTAAGAGTGCGGGTCAAAAATTAGAAACTAAAGCCTCTTTATAGAtcgaaaaaatattttttaaaaactaATGCATatttaattttaatattttaatcatattcaatatTTACATGAATAATATTAAAAGAATATagaaattaagttattttaagaattattttattattacaaGTCAGAAAAGTTATATATAAAATTGGATTTTTAACTGTGTTTGAaatttaaaatactaaaaataatatttttttaaaatcatACTATATATTAATCTTCTAAATATCTATTGACATGGCATCGTATTACTTAAGTTGTAATGACATGGCGTTCTCTCACGTTAATCACTAATTATTCACTAATGAGTATATAAGTACGGATGAGTATATTATCTTTCATTTTTAAAACCTCTATTTTAGGAAATAATCTCCCATTCAATTCAATGTTAAAAATAATCATGGATTAAATTTTAGGTAAGAATTGTGATTTACCATAATTAAAGAAAATTGATATGTCATGgtaataaaataatttatttattttttcaccaaaaataaataaattaatttacatTTTTTGGTTGTAGGCAAAATTGGATTAATCGTGACAACATCCACAAACACTTTCTTCTTTGTTTGATGAAATCTCATCACTTGCATTTCTTAATTAACAAATCTAAAAACGGTAAAATAATACTCCATCAACTATTGTGGTTGTCAGTAATTATTAAGTTAAGAAGATTTGTAGTTGTGAGACGGTTCCGTAATGTTAAAAGACAACTTACTTATTAGCATTAAATATTGTTTTTTTATTTCTTATTATTTTATAAGAATGTACGGTCTCACCGTGTAAGACTCTTTTTCTATAATTTGTGATTTTGTGAGACAAACTCATTAAATAAGAAaacaatttatttatttattaatacaACTGAATATTTTTTCTCTTTTGCAAAAAAATGGACGTTCCTCCATAATAAGGTCGTCTAACTGATCACTTCCTCTATAATTTTAGAATAACTATCTTGCATGcttcattattttattttattttattttcccgATGAATTTTTAATGTGTATACGAGGGTAGAACTTTAAAGGGTGGGTTTTCTACCATTATAAATAATGATTTAGTATTTTAATTCTAATATGGAGTAATTGTCATCTATATTTTTACGTTATTTCAGTAGAAGATACGGCACTCTACATAATGAGTGGCTTCGTTTCAGATTTTTTTTCCCGATAATTTTTTTCACTATTTAAGTGAGGTTATATATCCTATATGTTGTTTCAAGTTCTTAAttgacctgtcaaacgggtcggatCATATGGGTAAGGTGAGAATACGGGTATGGTGAAATACGTGTCGAGTCATACGAGTCACGGGTCAAGTTATGGTAAGAGTGCGGGTCAAAAATTAGAAACTAAAGCCTCTTTATAGAtcgaaaaaatattttttaaaaactaATGCATatttaattttaatattttaatcatattcaatatTTACATGAATAATATTAAAAGAATATagaaattaagttattttaagaattattttattattacaaGTCAGAAAAGTTATATATAAAATTGGATTTTTAACTGTGTTTGAaatttaaaatactaaaaataatatttttttaaaatatataaatattaatatttaataaaaatcTTGATTTATTCTTGACCAACGGGTCGACCAGTTCGAGTAAGGGTCCGATCCTAAATTAGTGAGATCATTTTGGTTTCGATCAAACGGGTTATGATTCAAGATTTTTGAGTCTTGATCTTGAAAAAGTCGGGTGTAGTGGGGCGAGGTCGAAATTTGGCAGGTCTATAATTTCATATTCCAGTCATGTTTTAAACTCAAGACTTATCATTTAGTAAAAGCAATATGAATACGAATTGTACACATAACCAACTCTAATTTATCGTGTTTTATATTTATTTAAGATTGACTTTAGCAAATATGACTTTTAGTTTATTAAAAATATATAcggaataatttatttattttttggtagaatgtaaaAATTATATTGATCGATGAGAAATAAATACCGCACTATACAAACATTTTGTAGCCACAATGCAAGGCTACAACATAGACACACTACTCACATAAGCAccctatatacggagtattagctTGGAGGTAATTATCTGACTATAAAAcagcccgtgaaattcacgggttttaAGCTAGTAATATTTTATTTCTTCAAATCCAAATACCATATCATTTTCAAGGTTTTTTCTAAAAAGTAGATTATATGTATTTAATTTGAAAGAAAGCGATTATAAGTATAGGTACTGTTATGAGACCAAAAAATACTCGTAAAATGTATAATACTCCATAGTTGTTTAGATTTTAGATATAATATTTCTTCCTAAAAATCCAAACACTCTATTATCTTacaaaaaatatactccctcctattcataataaacttccctattttctttttcgtctattcacaataacttccctatttctttttttggtaagtgtttgtgtggttcaaatttaattgtatgttggagtagtgtatttgtgtggtccaaatttaattatatggtgggatAGTGTGTTTCTTTAATATTCGtgccaaaataaaatggaaggtttattgtgaataagagggagtattaaAAGGAGAATTATATGTATTTAGATTTAAAAGAGCGGTTATAAATAGGTACGGTTACGAGACTAAAAAGGGATTTGTATATAGTCCAAAAGATGATGtaatgagctgactttgttacAAAAAATCACAATATATTACGACTCCTTTACGTTCTTACAAATAGTAATTGTCAAAGTCTATTAAATTGTCGTTTACGTAAGATTTTGTAAGCTAATCTCTCGTGAAAGTGATAGTATAGGTGAGGTGGACGGTTGAATTCATGATTTTCGGCTGACAATTTCACAAAGGATTTAACTCGTTAGACTATACCGTTACAGTTTTAATTGATCTCTCTTAAAACGGATATATCAGTTTTAAAACTAAAACAAGTTAAATATCAATCCATTTAGATAAATGAGAATGTTTTTGCTAATGCATAAATATTACGGAGTATGTTTTTGTCTCATCTATTCCGTTTTAAATTTTAAACGGGTATACTTCTATTTAAAAATAATTTATTCTAGACTTAATACATTTTACTCTTTGTAATAACAGTAAGTTTCTTAAAAGACCGTCTCTCACTACCAacttaaaacgggttaaatagaACAAGAAGGATGCATATTGCCGGGAAACTAGAGAAAAGTTTGTCTCTATCTATCCAAGTGAGGTGTTATTTAATCCGTTTTTGTCATAAAATGAATATGCTCGTCTTAAAATACACCACCtaattgtttgtttttttgtCTAATTTATCATTTCAATTCATACCCGCGCTGATACTTattaaatctctctaaaataatgtTTAGTTAATACACAATTCACTATTTTTGATTCATTTAGCTTCAAGAGACCCGCTACAAGCAAAAAATGTTTCATTCTAAATCAATTTGTAATAGGGTTTTTCTAATAAACGAAATTAGAAAAGATTTACAACATATTTTCATGATAAATGCAATTATAAACTTAGTTTTAGAAGTTTCTACTTACTTATAAACAAGtccttacatttttttttctaCCGATGTGGACAATACTCCAAGTCTCCAATAGGACCAATACACACGATACTAGAGAATTCGACCTAAAATTAACTAAGGTCAATGAATAACCCCACAATTGAATTTGTGAGTCGACCTTTGGTCACAAATTTTGTAAATTCAACATTGAATTCATGTATATGGTCATATATGCATCGATGGTCCACATGCCTATCTTGAACACGTTAATTTTTTTTCCCATACGTATGAATTTTTATCACGTGTTTTTCAAGTTAGACTTGCCCTAGAACAATTAGCTAGTAGTAGTCGTCTAACATAATTTGAATGGACCAAAATAAGAAAATTAATAAACAATACCAAATTCAGGAAAATATAACGCTATAATCATAAATAATTCATTGATTTGGATTGGTTTCGAAAATTATGATATAAATGATAAATGAGAACATTTGCAGTATTATTGTTTTAGGGTTATGGTTTTTTCGGTTGATAGGGAACTTAACTAAATTGAATGATTGAACTTAATTGAAGTAAATGTAGCTAAACTGAATGGAGTAAAAGTAAGATTTGTGAAGAGATGAGTTGAACCGAATAAAGTTAAACTGAAACGAACTAAAATTAAATCGAAAAAATAGGACTTTTACCTTAATCATAAAGTAATATAATATTTGAATCTGCctaattattaaaatgaatattaCCGTCCTAAACAAGAAATTAGATGAGGGGATGCATGTAGAGTAGGCAATGGGCTGTGTTGGGCCGGCCCGCGTGCCGGCCTGTCGTGCATGCCTTCCTCCAAAATTGGCTCGGCCCAAGCACAGATATTGGGCTCCTCTGGCCGTGCCGTGCCAGGTCCACTGATCCAAACCTACGTCGTGGCCCGCTCAAGGCACGGTCATTTTCGTGCTCGAgccgtgcctggcccatgggctTTTCGTACCTTGTCCGTGGGCCGGGCCATgtgctttaatatttttttttattatttttaaaaaaatgttatataattgatatatttttagtaatttttatttaataaatgatgcttaatggtttaaatataaattttattaaatattaatgtactttttgctttttgtttaataaatgatgattaatggtttaaatatatattctattaagagaaaattgttgattacagccttttataaacctcattttgaaaattacagccttatataattttttttgaaaattacatccaaaatattacttttcttctaaaattgcaccaacttgaggtttttggtgatttttgatgatgttttttatgatgtaccctttattatttgagagcctacttacccaaatttcttacctctccttaacacaaaccaattaatcaccccaaacatcataaaaacatcataaaaattcaccggaaaactcaagttggtgcaattttagaagaaaagtaatattttggatgtaattttcaaaaaaaattatataaggctgtaattttcaaaatgaggtttataaaaggctgtaatcaacaattttctcttttattaaatattattgtactttttgtttaataagtGATGATTAACGGGCTATTCTTCGGGTCGGGCCGTGCCAGGTGCGTGTCGGGCTCCACCGTGTTTGGGCCGTGCCGTGCCTGGGCACGGATTTCTGAAGAAAATTGCGTCGGAGCCCGCCTCAAGCTCAGTTGTGTTGTGCCCGTGCTTCCTCAATTTTCTCGCTGGGCCGGGCCGTGAGCCATGCCTGGCCGTACCAGCGCGGCGCCACCCACCAACCCGCGGCCCTTTATGCCAACCCTAGATGGTAAATGCATGGGCAGATAGTGGCCGACAGTATCCGATGAAATGACGAAATGTGTAGCTAGTCAAAGTGGTACATGCGAAAGTCACGAGCAAACTACAATTAACAACATTAAGTGCAGTTGTACCAATCCTAAATCTAAAGTCAGCATTTAACCAAAttgttaaataaattaaataaataaagtcaGCACACCTAATTTTGACGCATCTTACCGATCTGCTGTATAAATTAACTCATTTAAGACGATATTTATTTTAGAAATAAATAAGGTTAAATACATATTAAATTATatggtaagttttttttttttttttttcagaaaatGCTAAATTTTTGTCTTTATTACCATCATATGATAGTATCTGACCTCTATTTAGACTTGAGATAAATACTCCATCTTAGGAAAGACTTACTAATTATTAAATAGTGTCATATATTTGTAAGACCGACTTTGATTAGTAGGAAATAATGAAATATGATAGTTTATTAATTCTTAccataatatgtaaatattttgGTAAGACGGATGAagtattaattaatttaaatttaggatttttctaaaatgtgccctaagggcacatattaataacTTTAATATGGTAAGATTGACAACATATTCTCATGAGATATTCAAGTATAAACTCATTGTTAacataattagtgagaatatatTGTTAATCTTACCACATTAAGGTTATTAACATGTGCCATTAggacacattttagaaaaacccatAAATTTAATGAGACAAAATGTTGGGTCAACTACTCATCTGTTCTGTTCTTgctagggatgtcaatttcacccgcatccatcaaaacccgatccacccgatcctaaaagatggatgaaaacccgatttaaatggatggtggatggatgacggatgaaacggatgtggatgacggatgggttggatgaagaaattccacccgccatccatccatcacccgattttattattttttatttaatttttattacatataacacattattaagatataaaatatttaaattttcatttttttctactctcaatataaatattttgtaagcctacccactagaaagttaaactaaattaagtatctaactttatttttgtagagaaaaaaaaatcatcatttttATAAACTTGAAATTATAAATGCacaacacccgtttatcacccgatccacccgtttcatccatggatgatggatggatggatgacggatgatatgtttcacggatgacggacgggttggatgagattttaaaaagacggatggatgacggatgaggcttcacccgacccgaacccgatccattgacatccctagttCTTGCATGTGAATGCGGCCAAATTTATTTCATGTATATCATCCACCCATTTGGACTTTTCACTATGACAAcgttttatgtattttttttttggattattTGATGGGAATAATCCCACCTTTACACTCTCTTCCCATAATAATCCAAGCTTTCATTAATTTCGTAATAATCCGACCTTTAAACCCCATCTTCTTTAAATGCACCTATTAAGGATTATACTCGCTATAGTAGGTAACTAGCTGCATTCTCTTACTTAATGTCCCTTTTTTTATTCATGTTGCCAATTTATTAGTCATTTTTATCTCAATTAAACAAGGTGGGTCAATTAATTAATACATACTTTAAGCAAATGAACCAAAGTTAAGGTGACCAAATATATCCTAATCCCAGTTCGGTGCCAATACTGAACTTGTCATGGCTATGCCCTGCACCATCTTGCCTAGCCTCGTCCATCATCAACTACCCAATTGTTGGAAGTGATGGCTGGTAAAGCCATTTGTTTTTTCCAAGTTTCCTTTctttgtcccacatcggtgggtGAAGAATAGTTTGGTCACTTTATATTAACTAGTGTACTCCACTAGTTAATTGtgtggaccaaggaggcttttgttggGAGTATTGGGccagtgggtttgggtccaaacacacgcgcgcgcgcgccggtTCGGCTTGAGCTCGGGCTCGaggtgcgggccaaaggcccccttttacctttttgctcttgtgTGTATATGGGCTGTCCATATGCAGTGAATGTGCCTAACAGTCAGTCAATATGACTGTTAGTGGGAGAGAGTCTTGCTCCCGGTTTTTCTCTGTTGTTGGCTGTGTTTTAGGCCACGTTTTTTGGCTCTCTAACTGCCtctatttattataaatagagcATCAATCGACATCAGAAAAACACACAATTCACTCTGCTCTCTCAATCTCAAATATTTCCTCTCTTCTATTATAATTTCTGGGTAATGGTAATTAttttcgttccaagtctcacagttccAAGTGGGCGAAACTGAGTGGAGActgtagtgttatccttggggaactaccggcactagctgatcgccaccacggtcgtaccggaatatagttttcaaggcagtggctcctTTACCACGGCACTACGAATCGGGTTATATCTCTTCTGTTTTTCCTTGCTTTACATTGTTACTGCTTCTTTActccaacaatttgaaaactatatatCTGTTGTTGTTAATTGTTGTAACAATGTCGCCTGTTTTAGCAAAAACCCTTCCTGATTTGACTAAACTTGAAAAATTAGACGGTCATAACTATAAGCGTTGGTCACAGAAACTGTTGATGTTTTTCGAGCAACTGGAAATTGATTATGTGTTGTTTAGTGACCCGCCTGATCCTGTTAAAGAGGCTGCTGTTACTGAGACCGTAGAGAACATCCCCCCTGCTAAATCTGCTGTTAAGTCAAACGAAGACGATATTAAGAAATTTGATAAGGACAATAAACTTGTTAGATGCCAGCTTCTAAACAACATGACCGACACCCTTTTTGACCTATTTATGGTTCATAAGTCCTCCAAACTGATATGGGAGTCCTTAGAGGCCAagtatggggctgatgatgcggggaaaaagaaatatgttgtgggtaagtgACTGGAATTTCAGATGGCTGACGGGAAACCCCTCATGGAACAAGTTCATGTCTACGAGAACCTTTGTGCTGATGTTGTTAATGAGGGTATGAAATTAGATGACATTTTCGTGGCTAATATTCTGTTAGAAAAGTTCCCTCCCTCCTGGTCTGACTATAGGAACCACCTTAAGCATAAGAAAAAGGACCTGTCTCTCCAAGAACTAGTAGGACACatgaggaccgaagaggcaaatcgcctTAAAGACAAACCCGTCACCAACCTGTTAAAACTTCTGATGCTGCTGTTAATGCTAATCTGGTTGAGTCTGGTGGTCCGTCTTATATTgagaagttcaagggtaagggtaaggccaaggttggtcagggtaagaaccagggtcaggctaagaagaatggtccagggaagcataccaaaccagTTGCTAAGATTCAGAAACCAAAGGGTCCCATTGTTTACTACGTCTGTGGGAAAACTGGTCACAAAGCCTAC from Silene latifolia isolate original U9 population chromosome 5, ASM4854445v1, whole genome shotgun sequence encodes the following:
- the LOC141656382 gene encoding phytosulfokine receptor 2, producing MVVMECLQISFLKWVFMVWLICCVLGSETLSKPCDSSDLLALKKIVGNFTKGEILSTWVARIASKDSNCCDWDGIGCDSSNGSAPSRVTRLMLKKKGLEGVISSSIGALDQLESVDLSCNSLEGGLPSELSNLRRLVYLDVSYNKLSVLNVGAFEGLDSVQTLNLSSNLFVNGTFSDFGVFPDISVFNISNNSFSGQVDSRLCRSSKIKAIDISLNHFTGGLLSFENCSSSLEELHVDYNSLSGELSSFIYAMPLLEHLTVSWNNLSGIISEEISKLSGLRTFIISGNHFSGPFPDVLGNLTKLEQLAAQSNQFSGMLPGSLSNCSLLQVLDLRNNSFSGNINLDFTRLPNIRVLDLASNRLHGQIPTSLSHCKQLQTLSIAKNDLIGNVPESFKNLTSLSFLSLSNNTLSNLSGALTTLQHCRNLTTLILTRNFHGEKIPGNLSGFDNLRVLALGNCGLSGVIPDWLLKCETLEVLDLSWNHLNGSIPSWIGKMGNLFYLDFSNNTLSGEIPESMMQLESLMYSRKNLRNPFTASGIPLFVKRNQSSYGLQYNQVSSFPPSIYLSNNRINGTIPPDIGKLKQLHVLDLSRNNITGTIPDSVSNMESLEVLDLSFNDLSGSIPPSLSKLTFLSKFNVAHNNLHGPIPTSAQFPSFPNSSFEGNPGLCGSTQAHVCTPSIGPVHPSAPSNKVGRSRIVGITIGIGVGIALFFAILLLRMSRREARASVNQSDEENVRPPTMLVLFQNSECKDLTVGELLKSADNFSQANIIGCGGFGLVYKGTLPDGSKVAIKRLSGDCGQIEREFRAEVEALSKAQHKNLVSLQGYCQLGDDKLLIYSYMENGSLDYWLHECIDGVSALNWTTRLRIAQGAGHGLAYLHMACEPNIVHRDIKSSNILLDENFEAHLADFGLSRLLRPYDTHVTTDLVGTLGYIPPEYGQTLSATFKGDVYSFGVVLLELLTGRRPVEVCKGKNCRDLVSWVFQMKAKKKEEEVIDSAIWDKDREKELFDVLGIACKCLSQDPRQRPTIDQVVLWLDAIGTS